In Pseudomonas sp. LRP2-20, the genomic window TACGTACCGTCGAGGATGCGCTCGCGCAGCAATTCCTTGAGCTGGGTGTAAAGCGGTACCGGGGACAGGGGGAGCAGTTCGGCCATGGGTCTCTTCGCTGATCGATGACTTGTTATAACAAGTTGTGACCAGATCATAGAGGGCATAAGAAGAGGTAAGGAAATACTGATATCGCATATGGATAGACGGATTTGGGTTGGCCTGTACAGGCCCTTCGAGGCTGACGCCGCTCCGGCAGACCGCGCAGAAGCTGTGGGAGAGGCTTCAGCCACGAACGGTCAACCGAGAAAAACAGCCTTAGATCAAGGCGATGGACGCCGCCGAATCAGATGGGTATCATGCGTGCGCGTTGCACTCGTAGCTCAGCTGGATAGAGTACTGCCCTCCGAAGGCAGGGGTCGTGGGTTCGAATCCCGCCGAGTGCGCCATATCAGAAAGCCCTGGGATCACTCCCGGGGCTTTTTCATTTGTGCGACATGTCGCGTTTCTGGCACTCCCGTGCCATGGGTCATTGATGTTAGCGTGGGCCCCTTCCCGTATCCGACGGGCACCCAACAACAATGATTCGCGAAGGAATGCGCGCGCATGCACCTGAAAAAGCTCACCTCCACCGCCTTGCTACTGGCCAGCATCGGCCTGTTCACCCAACCGGCCCAGGCCAACCTAACTCAGCAACAGTCCGCCGCCATCGTCAAAGCCTTCGAGGGCAGCAACCCGGCTGACTTCAAGCAATTCCTCGGCAAACTCAAAAGTAGCGAGCTGGCCAAGGCCGACAACCTCGCTGCCACGCTCGACGCCTACCTGGCCGGCAAGCCGCTCGCAACCGAGCAGCAGAACGAGATCAACCGCCTGCTCGGCCTTTACACCCGCATCAAGTACGCCAAGGCCGCCACAGAGAACCTGCGCGAGCTGGTCGCTATCCCCACGTTCAGCGTCGACGGCGTGCCGCAGCACGAAAACCCCGAGTTCCTCAAGATCGCCGACAAGATCAAGGCCCTGGCCGAGGGCTTCGGCCTGACCTTCCGCAATGTCGACAACCGCGTCTACGAGATTTCGCTGGGCGAAGGCAAGGAAGTAGTCGGCATCCACGCCCATGCCGACGTGGTACCGGTCAACCCGGACAACTGGAAACTGGCCGACGGCACCCGCCTCGACCCGTTCAAGGTCACCCAGGTCGGCGACCGCATGTACGGCCGCGGCACCGAGGATGACAAGAACGGCATCATCGTCGCGCTGTATGCACTGAAAGTGGCCAAGGATGAAAACCTGCCCCTGGCCCGGCAGTTCAAGCTGCTGATCGACACCACCGAAGAAACCAGCGGCGACGCCATCCCCTACTACTTCGAGCGCAACCCTACGCCTGACTACAACCTGGCACTCGATGGCGGCTACCCGGTGGTGATTGCCGAGAAGGGCTACGGCACGGTCATGGCCAGCTTCAGCAAACGCCCGGCCACCGGCCAGGGAGCGGAAATCATCAACCTGACCGGTGGCCTGGCGACCAACCAGATTCCGACCACGTCGGTGGCCACCTTGGTTAGCGACAACCCGCTAGCGCTGGCCAAAAACCTGAAGAATGCCGGCGCCGATTATGTGAAGCACAATGGCGGCGACTTCAGCATCGATGCCAAGGTCGATGGCAAGAACGTGCTGCTCACCGTGACCGGCGTTTCTGCCCACTCTTCGGAGCCAGAGTCCGGCATCAACCCGGTGGCGCGCATGCTCGACTTCCTCAATGGCCTGGGCCAGCAGGTGCCGCTCAAGCACAACCACTTCACCGATGCCGCCCGCTACGCCGCCGACAACTGGGGCCTGGACTATCTGGGCAAGCAACTGGGCATAGGCTTCGAAGACCCGTTCATGGGCCCGTTGACCACCTCGCTGACCTTCGTCGGCGTAGATGACAAGGGCCTGAAGCTGGCCGTGAACCTGCGTATCCCCAAAGGCAAGCCGCTGGCTACGCTCAAGGACCAGTTGGCCGACAAGCTCGGCAAATGGACCCGCCAGAGCCACACCTCGGTGGCCTTCGACTACAGCCTCGACGAGCCGATGTTCCGCAACCCCGAGGGCGAATGGGTCAAGGCGCTGCTGGATGTGGCCAGCGAGAACCTGGGCATGAAGCACGAATTCGGCACCTCGGCTGGTGCCACCTCGGTGCATGACCTGCCCAACGGCGTGCAGTTCGGCCTGGCCATGCCGGATGTGAAGTACACCGGGCACAACGACAACGAGTTCAAGACCGTGGAACAGTTCATGCTCGACTTGCAGATCGTGAGCGAGATGGTGGCGCGGATCGGGCAGATGCCGAAGCTCTGAGTCAGCTGTACCGGCCTCTTCGCGGCTAAAGCCGCTCCCACAGGTACTGCGGCGCATTTGCGGGCTGTAGAAATCCTGTAGGAGCGGCTTTAGCCGCGAAGAGGCCGGCACGGGCAACACCCATGACGTTTTTCAATCGACTCCATGCCGTTTCCTGCATTGCCGTGCAGGCCGGCTTGCCGGATGCTTTATTTACTCGGAGAGCTCGTCTTATTCACCCGCAGAGGCCCGTATGAAGAACGTCGAACAACTCCTCAAGACCAAGTCCCAGCACCAGACCGTGTACACCATCGGCCCGGATGACTCGGTGCTCGACGCCCTGAAACTGCTGGCGGAGAAAAACGTCGGTGCGCTGCCTGTGGTCGAAAACGACAAGGTAGTGGGGATCGTCAGTGAACGGGACTACGCACGCAAACTGGTGCTCAAGGGCCGCTCCTCCGCCGCAACGCCGGTGCGCGAGATCATGAGCGCGCCAGTGATCACCGTTGAGCCGAAGAGGAATCTGGATTACTGCATGCAGCGAATGACCGACCTCCACCTGCGCCACCTGCCAGTGGTCGACAACGGCAAGCTGCTCGGGCTGCTGTCGATCGGTGACCTGGTCAAGGAAACCATCGCCGAACAGGCCAACCTGATCAAGCAACTGGAGCAGTACATCCGCGGCGAATGATTGCGCCTCAGTGGTAGGCGCGCTCCAGCTCGTCCAGCTGATGGTCGAAGCTGCGCAGGCGCGCCGACCAGGTGTACACCAGCACCTCCAGGTCACGATTGAGCACGGCGGTATTGCCATGGCCGTTGCTCGACGGCTCGCACAAGTCCAGCTGATAACGCTCGCGGGCCATGGCCGTGGCCACGCTGGACAGATCGCGGGCATTGGCCAGCCAGTGATGGTGATGGTCGTGGATTTCCCGGTCGAGCGCCCGGCACTGGCGTTTCAGGGCATCCAGGCTCTGCTCCAGCGGGGTGCCCTTGAGCTCGCCCATGACCTCCTCGAAGGTGCGACCGGAATGCCAGTAGCTGCCCCAGAAATAGCGGTCGAACACTGTCTCGACACGGCGTAGCGCGACCTTGGTGTTCCAGATGGTCAGCAATGTTCGCCCCTGGACCACTTCACGCTTGTTCAGGCGCAACTGCTGCCAGGCAATCCAGGTCAGCGCCACCAGCGCGACCGCGCCAGTCACGGCGGCGGCAGCGTAGAGGAACTGTATCGCCTGGTTCATCTGCTGGGTGTGGCGGATACCATAGAAATAACTGGCCGTCAGGGTGCCCAGGATCGTCACGGAGCACCAGAAACCTGGTGCGTAGGGATCTTTCATCACGCTATCCCCTCTTGTTTTTTCCTGAGCATAGCAACGGCCAATCACTCGTCAGGTGCCGCTCGGCACTTTATTTTCGGGGGCGGCGCAGCGCTTCGTTGAGTTGATCGAAAGGCACCGCCCAATCGGCATCTTCAATGATGCTTTCTTTCAGGAAAGCGCGCTGGGACTCGGTCCAGAACGGTGCATCCACCAGCTTGGTCTCGTTCTTCAAGGGCGAATGGCTGGTGATGAACTGGTCGATGCTCTGCGCATCGTCGGGCAGGCCCAGTTGCTTGAACAGCTCGGCGAATGGATGGATCGGTGCGTCCATGGTTCCTCCTGTGTGCCGGGCTGGCCGTCCACGACGCCGGCCCGGCATTGGCTTGAAAACATCAGCACAGCTCGCGTACTTCGGCTTGCGGCACCAGTTTAAGGTACTGCTCCATGCTCATGTGGATCAGGTGATCGTGGTCACCCGCCTCCAGGTAGACATCGCCTTGGCGGGTAAGACTCGAATCGAGCAGCATCTTGATCTGGTAGGCGTCACCCATCGCCGGGATGGCACCCCGCTCGCAATCGCCGAACAGCATCGGCAAGGCGCTTTCGCGGGTCAGCTGCCAGGCGCCGGACATGCGCACCTTGCTCATGTCCATGTGCCGGTTGGCCGGTAGTACGGCCATGATGTAGTTGCCATGGCGGTCGTCGAGCATGACCGACTTGGCGACCCGCTCTGCGGGCACCCCGGCCGTGCGCGCCGACTCCAGGCTGGTGGCCGAGTGTGGGTGGGGAATGATGTCGTAGTCGCAGTTGGCCTGGTCCAGGCGCTGCTGCAGGGTTTTGGCCATACGCATGATGCACCTCCGGTTTCGCCCCCCAATTTCCAATTTTAGGCCTTGGGCCGGCAGGCATGGCTAAACTTCAAGCAGAGAGGTCGACGAGGTGACGACAGGTGATCACTCGATGTTGCCGCTGCTTGCTGCTGTTGCTTCTGCTTGGCCTTGCCCAGGCCGGTCAGGCGGCGCCCGGCAGCGTCTGGGTGCTGGGTATCGATGATGCCATCGGCCCGGCCAGCGCCGACTACCTGCTGCGCAACCTCGAACAGGCCAAGGCCCAGGGCGCCCAATTGGTGGTGCTGCGCCTGGACACCCCCGGCGGGCTGGACAGCGCCATGCGCCAGATGATCAAGGCGATTCTCGCCAGCCCGGTGCCGGTCGTCAGTTTCGTTGCCCCCAGCGGCGCCCGTGCCGCCAGCGCCGGCACCTACATCCTGTATGCCAGCCACGTCGCGGCCATGGCCCCGGGGACCAACCTCGGCGCCGCCACGCCGGTGCAGATCGGTGGCCTGCCCGGTACGCCAAAGGACGACAAGGCCAAGCCGAGCGACGAGGAACAGACCCTGGCGCGCAAACAGGTCAACGATGCCACCGCATACATCCGAGGCCTGGCTCAGCTGCGCGGGCGCAATGCCGACTGGGCAGAGCAGGCGGTGCGAGAGGCAGTCAGCTTGCCTGCCAGTGAAGCGCTACGCCTGAAAGTGATCGACCAGGTGGCCAACGACCTGCCCGATCTGCTGCACCAACTCGACGGCAAGACCTTGGTCGCCGCCGGCGAACCACGGCTGCTGCAAACACGGGACGCGGCGCTGGTCGAGCACCTGCCGGACTGGCGCACGCGCCTGCTGGCCGTCATTACCAGCCCTAGCGTGGCGCTGATCCTGATCATGATCGGGGTGTACGGCCTGTTGTTCGAGTTCATGAACCCCGGCTCAGCGCTGGGCGGCGTGGTCGGCGGTATCTGCCTGCTGCTGGCGCTGTACGCCCTGCAGCTGCTGCCGGTGAGCTTCGCCGGCGTGGCACTTATCCTGCTCGGCATCGCCTTCATGATCGCCGAGGCGTTCCTGCCCAGCTTCGGCGTGGTCGGTTTCGGCGGCATCGTGGCCTTCGTGGCAGGCGCGGTGATCCTGATCGACACCGATGCACCGGGCTTCGGTATCCCGCTGCTGCTGATCGGCACTCTCGCCGTGCTCTCGGCGCTGCTGATCGGCGGTGTGCTGGGCATGGCCATCAAGGCGCGGCGACGGGCGCTGGTCAGCGGTGACGCCGGCCTGGTCGGCAGCCTGGTGACGGTCACCCACGTGCTGGCGGACAACCCGTTCTGTGGTTCGGTACAGGCCCAGGGCGAACAATGGCAAGTCCAGTGCTCAACGCCGCTTCAGACCGGGCAGAACGTTCGGGTCACGGCGCGCCATGGCGTGATGCTGGAAGTGAGCGCCGCCGCACCGGCGGCGCAAGGAGACCGATGATGTTCATGCAAGTGGGTTTCGGCGCGGTGCTGATCGTGCTGGCGATGCTGTTGCTCTCGGCATTTCGCATCCTGCGCGAATACGAGCGCGGCGTGGTGTTCCAGCTGGGGCGCTTCTGGCAGGTCAAAGGCCCGGGGCTGATCCTGCTGATCCCGGTGATCCAGCAGATGGTCCGGGTCGACCTGCGCACCGTGGTGCTGGATGTACCGCCGCAGGATGTGATCACCCGCGACAACGTATCGGTGAAGGTCAATGCGGTGTTGTATTTCCGCGTGCTCGATCCGCAAAAGGCGATCATCCAGGTCGAGGACTTCCTCGTCGCCACCAGCCAGCTGGCCCAGACCACCTTGCGAGCGGTGCTGGGCAAACACGAGCTGGACGAACTGCTGGCCGAGCGCGAGCAGCTGAATTCGGACATCCGCCAGGTACTGGACGCCCAGACCGACGCCTGGGGCATCAAGGTGGCCAACGTCGAGATCAAGCATGTGGACCTCAACGAATCGATGATCCGCGCCATCGCCCGCCAGGCAGAAGCCGAACGCGAGCGGCGGGCCAAGGTGATTCACGCCGAGGGTGAATTGCAGGCGTCGGAAAAGCTGATGCAGGCCGCGCAGATGCTCAGCAAGGAGCCGGGGGCCATGCAGTTGCGTTACATGCAGACACTGGGGGCGATTGCCGGGGACAGGAGCTCGACCATTGTCTTTCCGCTGCCGATCGACTTGCTCAAGGGCTTGGTGGACAAGCAGAAATGACCGGGGCTGCCTGGCAGCCCCGGCTCTCGGTCAGATTGGCGCCCGACGCAGGGTGGCGAGGAAGGTCGCCGCGCCGATGAACAACCCGGCAAAGGTACGGTTCAGGCGCTTCTGCTGCTTGGGCGTGCGCAGCAGGCGCAGCACCCGCGCAGCCAGCCCGGTGTAACCCGCCATCACCAGCATGTCGACGCTGATCATGGTCACGGTGATCGCGATGTACTGCGGCAGCAGCGGCGCATGCGGGTTGAGGAACTGCGGCAGCACGGCGAGCATGAACACCAGCGCCTTGGGGTTGCTGACGTTGACCAGGAACCCCCGGAACATCAGGCTCAACGGCTTGCCGATCGGGCGCACGCCGGACTCGTCGGCCATGTCCATCGGCAGGGCGCGCCATTGCTTGTAGGCCAGGTAGACCAGATAGGCGACACCGAACCACTTGATGAGCTGGAA contains:
- a CDS encoding slipin family protein, which gives rise to MFMQVGFGAVLIVLAMLLLSAFRILREYERGVVFQLGRFWQVKGPGLILLIPVIQQMVRVDLRTVVLDVPPQDVITRDNVSVKVNAVLYFRVLDPQKAIIQVEDFLVATSQLAQTTLRAVLGKHELDELLAEREQLNSDIRQVLDAQTDAWGIKVANVEIKHVDLNESMIRAIARQAEAERERRAKVIHAEGELQASEKLMQAAQMLSKEPGAMQLRYMQTLGAIAGDRSSTIVFPLPIDLLKGLVDKQK
- a CDS encoding DUF2789 domain-containing protein, with amino-acid sequence MDAPIHPFAELFKQLGLPDDAQSIDQFITSHSPLKNETKLVDAPFWTESQRAFLKESIIEDADWAVPFDQLNEALRRPRK
- a CDS encoding LysE family transporter, translating into MSMEVWLGFFAACWVISLSPGAGAIASMSSGLQYGFWRGYWNALGLQLGLIVQIAIIAAGVGAVLAASATAFQLIKWFGVAYLVYLAYKQWRALPMDMADESGVRPIGKPLSLMFRGFLVNVSNPKALVFMLAVLPQFLNPHAPLLPQYIAITVTMISVDMLVMAGYTGLAARVLRLLRTPKQQKRLNRTFAGLFIGAATFLATLRRAPI
- a CDS encoding NADH:ubiquinone oxidoreductase subunit N translates to MKDPYAPGFWCSVTILGTLTASYFYGIRHTQQMNQAIQFLYAAAAVTGAVALVALTWIAWQQLRLNKREVVQGRTLLTIWNTKVALRRVETVFDRYFWGSYWHSGRTFEEVMGELKGTPLEQSLDALKRQCRALDREIHDHHHHWLANARDLSSVATAMARERYQLDLCEPSSNGHGNTAVLNRDLEVLVYTWSARLRSFDHQLDELERAYH
- a CDS encoding NfeD family protein codes for the protein MITRCCRCLLLLLLLGLAQAGQAAPGSVWVLGIDDAIGPASADYLLRNLEQAKAQGAQLVVLRLDTPGGLDSAMRQMIKAILASPVPVVSFVAPSGARAASAGTYILYASHVAAMAPGTNLGAATPVQIGGLPGTPKDDKAKPSDEEQTLARKQVNDATAYIRGLAQLRGRNADWAEQAVREAVSLPASEALRLKVIDQVANDLPDLLHQLDGKTLVAAGEPRLLQTRDAALVEHLPDWRTRLLAVITSPSVALILIMIGVYGLLFEFMNPGSALGGVVGGICLLLALYALQLLPVSFAGVALILLGIAFMIAEAFLPSFGVVGFGGIVAFVAGAVILIDTDAPGFGIPLLLIGTLAVLSALLIGGVLGMAIKARRRALVSGDAGLVGSLVTVTHVLADNPFCGSVQAQGEQWQVQCSTPLQTGQNVRVTARHGVMLEVSAAAPAAQGDR
- a CDS encoding dipeptidase, which produces MHLKKLTSTALLLASIGLFTQPAQANLTQQQSAAIVKAFEGSNPADFKQFLGKLKSSELAKADNLAATLDAYLAGKPLATEQQNEINRLLGLYTRIKYAKAATENLRELVAIPTFSVDGVPQHENPEFLKIADKIKALAEGFGLTFRNVDNRVYEISLGEGKEVVGIHAHADVVPVNPDNWKLADGTRLDPFKVTQVGDRMYGRGTEDDKNGIIVALYALKVAKDENLPLARQFKLLIDTTEETSGDAIPYYFERNPTPDYNLALDGGYPVVIAEKGYGTVMASFSKRPATGQGAEIINLTGGLATNQIPTTSVATLVSDNPLALAKNLKNAGADYVKHNGGDFSIDAKVDGKNVLLTVTGVSAHSSEPESGINPVARMLDFLNGLGQQVPLKHNHFTDAARYAADNWGLDYLGKQLGIGFEDPFMGPLTTSLTFVGVDDKGLKLAVNLRIPKGKPLATLKDQLADKLGKWTRQSHTSVAFDYSLDEPMFRNPEGEWVKALLDVASENLGMKHEFGTSAGATSVHDLPNGVQFGLAMPDVKYTGHNDNEFKTVEQFMLDLQIVSEMVARIGQMPKL
- a CDS encoding aminoacyl-tRNA deacylase; translated protein: MRMAKTLQQRLDQANCDYDIIPHPHSATSLESARTAGVPAERVAKSVMLDDRHGNYIMAVLPANRHMDMSKVRMSGAWQLTRESALPMLFGDCERGAIPAMGDAYQIKMLLDSSLTRQGDVYLEAGDHDHLIHMSMEQYLKLVPQAEVRELC
- a CDS encoding CBS domain-containing protein, giving the protein MKNVEQLLKTKSQHQTVYTIGPDDSVLDALKLLAEKNVGALPVVENDKVVGIVSERDYARKLVLKGRSSAATPVREIMSAPVITVEPKRNLDYCMQRMTDLHLRHLPVVDNGKLLGLLSIGDLVKETIAEQANLIKQLEQYIRGE